A genomic segment from Lignipirellula cremea encodes:
- a CDS encoding DUF1501 domain-containing protein, which produces MSMHSLTRRSFFHRISDGVHGAALASLLTADLFGDAKLSAGETAHETAADRRTYDLRPRPPHQAPRAKSVIQLFMNGGPSQVDTFDPKPLLKERHGQPYFAKIAKDVSSPQSAGGLMGSPFQFKQHGESGIWLSEVMPHLAKQVDDIAVIRSMFNSHPNHEPALFKIHTGRLLPGRPSIGAWVAYGLGSENQSLPAYVVMDDPLGLPVNTVQNWQSGFLPPVYQGTRLRTFGSPILNLKPEQEYPDPVKRLQRDLLSRLDAIHKQERPGMLQLDARIASYELAARMQLEATDALDLSQETSATLEAYGVNVEPTDSYARRCLMARRLVERGVRYIQIYINGQIWDNHSNIRKTLPAACRRTDQPVAALLADLKQRGLLDDTLVIWGGEFGRLPIAQMRNGSNDETAGRDHGPRGFSLWMAGGGVRGGTTYGGTDEIGYAAEENPVSIADWHATVLHLLGLHHEKLFFDRNGLHEKLTDTFKPRIVNEILS; this is translated from the coding sequence ATGTCGATGCATTCACTGACCCGACGCAGCTTTTTCCATCGCATTTCCGACGGCGTCCACGGCGCGGCGCTGGCTTCGCTGCTGACCGCGGATCTGTTTGGCGATGCGAAGCTATCCGCGGGCGAAACCGCGCACGAAACCGCCGCGGATCGGCGGACCTATGACTTGCGGCCCCGGCCGCCGCACCAGGCGCCCCGCGCCAAATCGGTAATTCAACTCTTCATGAACGGCGGGCCGAGCCAGGTTGACACGTTCGACCCCAAGCCGCTGCTCAAGGAACGCCACGGCCAACCGTATTTTGCGAAGATCGCCAAAGATGTCTCTTCGCCGCAGTCGGCCGGCGGCCTGATGGGCAGCCCCTTCCAATTCAAGCAGCATGGAGAAAGCGGTATCTGGCTGTCGGAAGTCATGCCGCATCTGGCGAAGCAGGTTGACGATATCGCCGTCATCCGTTCCATGTTCAATTCCCATCCGAACCATGAGCCAGCGCTGTTCAAGATTCACACCGGCCGCTTGCTCCCTGGTCGGCCCTCCATCGGCGCCTGGGTCGCCTATGGTTTGGGGAGCGAGAATCAAAGCCTCCCCGCTTATGTCGTGATGGACGATCCGCTGGGGCTGCCGGTCAATACGGTGCAGAATTGGCAGTCCGGCTTCTTGCCGCCTGTCTATCAGGGGACCCGTTTGCGAACCTTCGGCTCCCCGATACTTAACCTCAAGCCGGAGCAGGAGTATCCGGATCCGGTCAAGCGTCTGCAGCGTGACCTGCTCAGCCGCCTTGACGCGATTCACAAGCAGGAGCGCCCTGGCATGCTGCAGCTTGATGCGCGGATCGCGAGTTACGAGTTGGCCGCGCGGATGCAGCTGGAAGCGACCGACGCCCTGGACCTGAGCCAGGAAACTTCGGCGACACTAGAGGCCTATGGCGTTAACGTCGAGCCGACCGACTCGTACGCCCGACGTTGCCTGATGGCTCGCCGGCTAGTCGAGCGCGGCGTGCGTTACATTCAGATCTACATCAACGGCCAGATCTGGGACAACCACAGCAACATCAGGAAAACATTGCCGGCTGCCTGCCGGCGGACCGATCAGCCGGTCGCCGCCTTGCTTGCGGATTTGAAACAGCGGGGGCTGCTCGACGACACGCTGGTGATCTGGGGCGGCGAGTTTGGACGGCTGCCGATCGCCCAGATGCGCAACGGCTCCAATGACGAGACGGCCGGCCGGGATCACGGTCCGCGCGGATTCAGTCTGTGGATGGCCGGCGGCGGAGTACGCGGCGGAACAACTTACGGCGGCACAGACGAGATCGGCTACGCCGCCGAGGAAAACCCGGTCAGCATCGCCGACTGGCACGCCACCGTGCTGCACCTGCTGGGGCTGCACCACGAAAAGCTATTCTTCGATCGGAACGGCCTGCACGAAAAACTGACCGACACCTTCAAACCGCGGATCGTCAACGAAATCCTGTCGTAA
- a CDS encoding DUF1501 domain-containing protein, with translation MTPTTNRSATLHRRSFLEAGSLALGGLALSDLLRLRARATESGRSAADTSVILIWLQGGPSHMETYDLKPDAPVEYRGELRPISTVVPGMDICELLPMHAKVADRFTLIRSISHGFANHAGGAGRFLSGYKPLRPLDKLAQYPCLGPVVSKMLEGRRDPSVPRYVASAPNVYGGGSADLGAAYLPFVVAADPNDANFAVNNLSLAPHLKDRIADRRALLSSFDNLRKNLDRTKATDSMDKFNQEAVSLLTSQKARDAFDISQEDSQTRDKYGRHKWGQRALLARRLVEAGCSFVTMQMNSPKIPGAIGNWDIHAVNGHLFDDARARLPVFDNAIAALIEDLYDRGLDKKVMLVVTGEFGRTPRINPRNGAKSGTMQPGRDHYPAAMSVLVSGGGMPMGQVIGSTTAKGERPLDRPLDPNDLLATVYQHLGIDYKSTLTDLSGRPVPLIPHGDPIHELG, from the coding sequence ATGACTCCAACAACGAATCGCTCTGCTACCCTCCATCGTCGTAGCTTTCTCGAAGCCGGCTCGCTCGCCCTGGGCGGCCTGGCGCTAAGCGATCTGCTGCGGTTACGCGCGAGGGCGACCGAGTCAGGTCGCTCCGCCGCTGACACGTCGGTGATCCTGATCTGGCTCCAAGGCGGACCCAGCCACATGGAAACCTACGACCTGAAACCCGACGCTCCTGTCGAGTATCGAGGCGAACTGCGGCCGATTTCCACGGTGGTCCCAGGCATGGACATCTGCGAACTGCTCCCAATGCACGCAAAGGTCGCTGATCGATTTACCCTCATTCGATCGATCTCTCACGGGTTTGCGAATCACGCGGGCGGAGCCGGGCGGTTTCTGTCGGGCTACAAACCGCTCAGGCCGCTGGATAAGCTCGCTCAGTATCCGTGCCTCGGCCCGGTCGTATCCAAGATGCTCGAGGGACGCCGTGACCCGTCGGTTCCGCGCTATGTCGCCAGCGCGCCCAACGTGTACGGCGGCGGCAGCGCCGATCTGGGCGCGGCTTACCTGCCTTTCGTAGTGGCCGCTGATCCGAATGACGCCAATTTTGCGGTGAACAATCTATCGCTCGCTCCCCATTTAAAGGACCGAATTGCCGACCGCCGTGCGCTGCTGTCGTCGTTTGATAACTTGCGGAAAAACCTCGACCGCACCAAAGCAACCGACTCGATGGACAAGTTCAACCAGGAAGCCGTCAGTCTGTTGACCAGCCAAAAGGCGCGCGACGCGTTTGATATTTCCCAGGAGGATTCCCAGACTCGCGATAAGTATGGGCGACACAAGTGGGGCCAGCGCGCCTTGCTGGCTCGACGACTGGTCGAAGCCGGCTGCAGCTTTGTCACGATGCAAATGAACAGCCCAAAAATTCCCGGTGCAATTGGCAACTGGGACATCCATGCGGTCAACGGCCACCTGTTCGACGACGCCAGGGCGCGTTTGCCGGTCTTCGACAACGCGATTGCGGCGCTGATCGAAGACCTTTACGACCGCGGTCTGGACAAGAAAGTGATGCTGGTTGTTACGGGCGAATTTGGTCGAACCCCTCGCATCAATCCGCGCAACGGCGCCAAATCCGGAACCATGCAACCAGGCCGCGACCACTATCCGGCAGCCATGTCGGTATTGGTCTCTGGCGGAGGCATGCCCATGGGCCAGGTCATTGGTTCCACGACCGCGAAAGGGGAACGTCCGCTTGACCGTCCGCTCGATCCGAACGACCTGCTGGCGACCGTGTATCAGCATCTGGGCATTGACTACAAGTCGACCCTGACCGATCTGTCTGGTCGTCCCGTGCCGCTCATCCCCCACGGCGATCCGATCCACGAACTCGGATAA
- a CDS encoding tetratricopeptide repeat protein translates to MESWLSLCPIRRRSTSYLSAPIDCGRMTSLASCLPCANEVVAIAENRSCTELRSHMPDPRFLSIACNILRHACGGVATVLVVLGLCLAAPRSVQAQAIGSTVVAIRDGKLLVDEGDAPSVETGDLLTVTAKGEDWFDIVAADRPARGRIPADQVTPLAEAVPLFDKLVADQPRQGKYLRRRALAKNAGGQQAAAQRDFELAVELDPQDFKALIGLGMMLRLQGQAAQAVERLNHAIELNADNSAAYQQRALAWEAAQNWANAIKDWSDYIRLLPQEPAGYRNRGNLQRIVRNYREATVDLDRAIELDAKSAVSYRFRGLSHRDQQQYEQANADFSLAISLAPSDTAIRFDRAYTRALQRDHAGAAEDYTEVIRLSPQNHLAYNNRGICHENQADYLAAAADYSKGIELAPGYMLLYINRGRVHTHLKQGDKAIADYEQARKLNPQDTRSHHALIGLWESREKWSELVEIYDALIRLEPASTTHPLKRAACLARGGKHQAALAACEQLLQKAPQAGLADPAALDLKARILLASRDETAEEDPSLLLIATRACANGQWRNWEHIVTLAAANAAAGDFEAAMTWLNLAKEQAPEDKQLPLQEKWKLLNAGTEISAW, encoded by the coding sequence GTGGAAAGCTGGTTGAGCTTGTGTCCCATTCGCCGGAGGTCAACGTCATACCTCTCGGCGCCGATTGATTGTGGCAGAATGACGTCGCTTGCATCCTGCCTCCCCTGCGCCAACGAGGTGGTTGCCATCGCTGAGAACCGGTCATGTACTGAATTGAGATCGCACATGCCAGATCCACGCTTCCTTTCGATCGCCTGCAATATTCTCAGGCACGCCTGCGGAGGTGTCGCAACAGTACTGGTAGTGCTGGGACTCTGCCTCGCCGCTCCTCGATCGGTACAGGCCCAGGCGATTGGGTCGACCGTCGTGGCGATCCGCGATGGCAAGTTGCTGGTCGACGAGGGAGATGCACCGTCCGTAGAGACGGGCGATCTGCTTACCGTCACGGCCAAAGGGGAAGACTGGTTCGATATCGTGGCGGCGGATCGGCCGGCGCGGGGAAGAATCCCTGCCGATCAGGTGACGCCGCTGGCCGAAGCGGTTCCTCTGTTTGACAAACTGGTCGCGGATCAGCCTCGGCAGGGAAAATACCTGCGGCGACGAGCGCTGGCTAAAAACGCTGGCGGACAACAGGCCGCGGCGCAGCGGGATTTTGAGCTGGCCGTGGAACTCGATCCTCAGGACTTCAAAGCGTTGATCGGTCTCGGCATGATGCTTCGACTTCAGGGCCAGGCAGCCCAGGCTGTAGAGCGTCTGAACCATGCGATCGAACTGAATGCTGACAATTCCGCCGCTTACCAGCAGCGGGCCCTGGCCTGGGAAGCTGCGCAAAACTGGGCCAACGCGATCAAGGACTGGAGCGACTATATTCGTCTGCTGCCGCAAGAGCCTGCCGGGTATCGCAATCGCGGGAATCTTCAACGGATCGTTCGCAACTATCGCGAGGCGACTGTCGATCTCGATCGGGCAATTGAACTCGACGCCAAGTCGGCCGTATCATACCGCTTCCGCGGATTATCGCACCGTGACCAACAGCAATACGAGCAGGCTAACGCGGACTTCTCCCTGGCGATCTCTCTGGCCCCGAGCGACACTGCGATTCGCTTTGACCGCGCTTATACACGAGCGCTCCAGCGCGACCACGCTGGCGCCGCTGAAGATTACACCGAGGTTATCCGACTCAGCCCGCAAAACCATCTTGCCTATAACAACCGCGGAATCTGTCACGAAAACCAGGCCGATTACCTGGCCGCCGCGGCCGATTATTCAAAAGGGATCGAGCTTGCCCCAGGCTATATGCTGCTTTACATCAATCGCGGGCGCGTTCATACCCACCTGAAGCAGGGCGATAAAGCGATCGCCGATTACGAGCAGGCCAGGAAGTTGAATCCACAGGACACCCGTTCCCATCACGCGCTGATCGGATTGTGGGAATCGCGTGAGAAGTGGTCCGAGCTCGTCGAGATCTATGACGCTCTCATCAGGCTGGAGCCCGCCAGCACCACGCATCCGCTGAAACGAGCCGCCTGCCTGGCGCGAGGGGGCAAGCATCAGGCGGCGCTCGCGGCATGCGAACAACTGCTGCAGAAGGCGCCCCAAGCGGGCCTGGCCGATCCTGCCGCGCTTGACCTGAAGGCCCGCATCCTGCTGGCGTCCCGTGACGAAACCGCTGAGGAGGACCCGTCGCTCCTATTGATAGCCACCCGCGCCTGTGCCAATGGACAATGGAGGAACTGGGAGCACATCGTGACGCTGGCTGCCGCGAACGCGGCGGCAGGCGACTTCGAGGCGGCAATGACCTGGTTGAACCTCGCCAAAGAACAGGCGCCCGAAGACAAACAACTTCCTCTTCAGGAGAAATGGAAACTCCTGAATGCCGGCACGGAGATCTCCGCATGGTAG
- a CDS encoding caspase family protein, protein MPTVNEPRPDGQSVSQQLWLVVQTGPALPITDVAFSPDGQFLVNAGDATPRVWKLESGEVVRELTGHRLPATVAAFSPDGKYVLTGGYDSFVRLWDWREGTLAQSFGPHLRVEGDSTSPGVQHIAMTGDGQIVMTTDLTEANRATIVLWNAKTSQELRRFGNARAITAAAMSADGKRVAFANERHEIEIWNAANGQSSGVLRGHSMPINALAFSPDHQQLASASDDRTGRLWEVDSAKESHLLPGHFERVTDVAYSADGSRVATSSADSTARLWDPASGRMLHKFSAAGPKLLAVAMSADGNQLIAGGDDLELHRFTLEGDPPAGRIRGKTTELTSAIIVADPPMLVAATPSEYCVWDLRAGRQSHRRALSGQRLFMAPGGRFAVTMDDTSKLQLHSVLSNDPPRTLPNPAGEVASVQFADEDRQVIVFARDGSVRVWNCDSLQLLHHWQRDEFQARDFRAQVLPSGQQLVSLGYQGGQIFSLADGKKLGELAAEKHTVDYLAATADTSLLVTRDHRHYVVWDGTTLLERLRFPANFAPADSALLFASHDSPVMFSPDHLLLAIGDAEDVRLIDVATGKLLRTITGHSEPVLSITFTQDGERLVTTSADQTCRIWNTATGERIASLASLRTGGWVIIDDVGRYDGSDNGNVEGIHWVVGDETISLPQLKQRYYEPQLLAKTLGYNREPRREVAAFSTPKLFPRFEVQPPTAEQAALKIKLENRGGGIGRVVIRINGKEITADARGENIRPDAAAADISVDLTHDPRLIPGEVNVVEVMTCNQEGYLASRDRRVIFRAPGRSEAPEPALWAIVAGASNYRGEAIDLRYAAKDAEDFAAALRLGAERLFGAGQVHLTLLSTAQSTPEHQPTRTNLLAALESAKASRPGDMLVLYLAGHGVNLGSQDGDFYYLTSDAEDAELADPALRSTTAVSSTELSELLRQIPALKQVMVLDTCASGRLVEKLTENRSVPSSQLRALERVKERTGMYVLAGCAADAVSYEASRFGQGLLTHSLLLGMRGAALREEEFVDVSSLFNFAADRVPEMARDIGGIQRPAIASPKGGGSFDIGRITPEDRAQIPLQSPLPLVLRANFQDEVEFADTLSLSPLLNNQLRAVSTRDSKPLVFIDAAQLPSAFRIFGRYDVDGDNVEVRVHLFQDKERVAQFSVKGTRNELETLAAEIVRQSQVQLNQAKQ, encoded by the coding sequence GTGCCGACGGTCAATGAACCTCGCCCCGACGGGCAAAGCGTCTCGCAGCAACTCTGGCTGGTTGTGCAAACGGGACCGGCGCTCCCGATCACCGATGTCGCCTTCTCGCCTGACGGCCAGTTTCTTGTCAACGCCGGCGATGCAACGCCGCGGGTATGGAAGCTTGAGTCGGGCGAAGTGGTCCGAGAGCTGACAGGCCATCGCTTGCCGGCCACGGTGGCCGCATTTTCGCCCGATGGGAAATACGTGCTGACCGGCGGATACGATAGCTTTGTACGGCTTTGGGACTGGAGAGAAGGAACGCTGGCGCAATCGTTCGGCCCGCACCTGCGAGTCGAAGGGGACTCCACTTCGCCGGGCGTGCAGCACATCGCCATGACCGGGGACGGGCAGATCGTGATGACAACCGATCTGACCGAAGCTAACCGCGCGACGATCGTGCTTTGGAATGCGAAAACCAGCCAGGAGCTGCGCCGGTTTGGGAATGCCAGGGCGATCACCGCAGCGGCGATGTCAGCGGACGGCAAACGCGTCGCCTTTGCGAACGAGCGACATGAGATCGAAATCTGGAACGCCGCCAACGGTCAGTCGTCAGGCGTACTGAGAGGGCACTCGATGCCGATCAACGCGCTCGCGTTCTCGCCTGACCATCAGCAACTGGCCAGCGCGAGCGATGATCGCACCGGTCGCCTTTGGGAGGTCGATTCCGCCAAGGAGTCGCACTTGCTGCCAGGGCATTTCGAGCGTGTCACCGATGTCGCCTATTCGGCCGACGGAAGCCGCGTGGCGACCAGCAGCGCCGACTCGACCGCCCGTCTGTGGGATCCAGCAAGCGGCCGCATGCTGCATAAGTTTTCCGCCGCCGGTCCGAAACTCCTGGCCGTGGCGATGTCCGCCGATGGAAACCAGCTGATCGCCGGCGGCGACGACCTGGAACTGCATCGCTTTACGCTCGAAGGCGATCCCCCGGCGGGCCGCATCCGCGGCAAAACAACCGAGCTGACCTCGGCCATCATCGTCGCCGATCCGCCCATGCTGGTCGCCGCCACGCCCAGCGAGTACTGTGTCTGGGATCTTCGCGCTGGACGGCAGTCGCACCGTCGCGCTCTCTCTGGACAACGGTTGTTCATGGCCCCCGGCGGACGCTTTGCCGTGACGATGGACGACACGTCCAAGCTCCAGTTGCATTCCGTTCTGTCTAACGACCCGCCGCGAACCTTGCCCAACCCGGCCGGCGAGGTTGCCTCCGTGCAGTTTGCCGACGAGGACCGCCAGGTGATTGTGTTTGCGCGGGATGGCTCCGTACGTGTCTGGAATTGCGACTCCCTCCAACTCCTGCATCACTGGCAGCGCGACGAGTTCCAGGCAAGAGATTTTCGCGCGCAGGTCCTGCCTTCCGGTCAGCAACTGGTGTCCCTGGGATATCAGGGTGGACAGATCTTCAGCCTGGCGGACGGCAAAAAACTGGGAGAGCTTGCCGCAGAAAAACACACGGTGGATTACCTTGCGGCCACGGCGGACACAAGTCTGCTCGTGACCCGCGATCACCGTCACTACGTTGTGTGGGACGGGACGACACTGCTCGAACGTTTGCGATTTCCGGCAAACTTCGCCCCCGCGGATTCGGCCTTGCTGTTTGCCAGCCACGATTCGCCAGTCATGTTTTCGCCGGACCACCTCTTGCTGGCAATCGGGGACGCGGAGGATGTCCGACTGATCGACGTCGCCACCGGGAAACTTTTGCGAACGATTACCGGACATAGCGAACCGGTCCTTTCCATCACCTTCACCCAGGACGGAGAGCGTCTGGTGACTACCAGCGCCGACCAGACCTGTCGCATCTGGAACACGGCGACAGGGGAGCGGATTGCCTCCCTGGCGAGCTTGCGCACCGGCGGCTGGGTGATCATCGACGACGTCGGGCGATACGACGGCTCCGACAACGGGAATGTCGAGGGCATTCACTGGGTGGTCGGGGACGAGACGATTTCGCTGCCGCAATTGAAACAGCGATATTACGAGCCGCAATTGCTCGCCAAAACGCTGGGTTATAACCGGGAGCCGCGACGAGAAGTGGCCGCCTTTAGCACGCCGAAACTCTTCCCTCGCTTCGAGGTTCAGCCCCCCACCGCGGAACAAGCTGCGCTCAAGATCAAACTGGAAAACCGCGGCGGCGGTATCGGCCGTGTTGTGATCAGGATCAACGGCAAAGAAATCACCGCGGATGCGCGGGGCGAGAACATTCGCCCGGACGCCGCCGCCGCCGACATCAGCGTCGATCTGACTCATGATCCACGCCTGATTCCTGGCGAGGTGAACGTCGTGGAAGTAATGACCTGCAACCAGGAAGGCTATCTGGCCAGTCGCGATCGACGCGTGATATTTCGTGCGCCGGGGCGAAGCGAAGCTCCGGAACCCGCACTATGGGCGATTGTGGCGGGCGCGTCGAATTACCGGGGCGAGGCGATCGACTTGCGGTACGCGGCCAAAGACGCCGAAGATTTCGCCGCCGCGCTACGCTTGGGCGCCGAACGTTTGTTTGGCGCCGGGCAGGTTCATCTCACACTGCTTTCCACCGCACAATCGACCCCGGAACATCAGCCGACGCGCACGAATCTGCTGGCGGCTCTCGAATCCGCCAAGGCATCCCGGCCCGGCGACATGCTTGTCCTTTATCTGGCAGGGCATGGCGTGAACCTGGGCTCACAGGATGGCGATTTCTACTATCTGACCTCCGATGCGGAAGATGCCGAGCTGGCGGATCCCGCCCTGCGTTCGACCACCGCCGTATCGAGCACGGAACTCTCCGAGTTGCTCCGTCAAATCCCTGCGCTAAAACAAGTGATGGTGCTGGATACCTGTGCTTCGGGGCGCCTGGTCGAAAAATTGACGGAGAACCGTAGCGTCCCCTCCAGCCAGCTGCGCGCGTTAGAACGGGTGAAGGAACGGACCGGCATGTACGTGCTGGCCGGCTGTGCGGCCGACGCAGTGAGCTACGAGGCGAGCCGCTTCGGGCAAGGATTGTTGACGCATTCCCTGCTGCTCGGCATGCGGGGAGCCGCGTTGCGGGAAGAAGAGTTTGTCGATGTCTCCAGCCTGTTCAACTTCGCCGCCGATCGCGTGCCGGAGATGGCGCGCGACATCGGCGGCATCCAGCGTCCGGCAATCGCCAGTCCCAAAGGCGGCGGCAGTTTCGACATCGGCCGCATCACCCCGGAGGATCGTGCGCAAATCCCGCTGCAAAGCCCGCTGCCGCTGGTGTTGCGAGCTAACTTCCAGGACGAGGTCGAATTTGCGGACACGTTGTCGCTTTCCCCATTGCTCAACAATCAGCTACGGGCCGTTTCCACCCGCGACAGCAAGCCGTTGGTGTTTATCGACGCGGCCCAACTGCCGAGCGCCTTTCGCATCTTCGGCCGGTACGATGTCGACGGAGACAACGTTGAGGTTCGCGTGCACCTGTTTCAAGACAAGGAGCGGGTCGCCCAGTTCTCCGTCAAAGGAACGCGCAACGAACTTGAGACCCTGGCCGCCGAGATCGTGCGTCAGTCCCAGGTGCAACTCAACCAGGCGAAGCAATAG
- a CDS encoding VIT1/CCC1 transporter family protein — protein sequence MFVPHRERHRTDRIGWLRAAVLGANDGIVSTASLVVGVAAAHSPASDILIAGVAGLVAGAMSMAAGEYVSVSSQSDTESADLDRERKELATDGEAEHHELAAIYASRGVEPSLARQVAEQLMAHDALAAHARDELGVSDMTTARPVQAAMASAATFAIGAALPLVTVVATPPSALIPAVIATSILFLALLGGFGAHAGGAPVIKAALRVTFWGALAMGLTAGVGALFGAAI from the coding sequence ATGTTTGTACCACACCGCGAGCGACATCGAACGGACCGGATCGGCTGGTTACGCGCCGCCGTCCTGGGCGCCAATGATGGTATCGTGTCCACGGCAAGCCTTGTCGTCGGGGTGGCAGCGGCACACTCGCCAGCCAGCGACATCCTGATTGCGGGAGTGGCGGGCCTGGTCGCCGGCGCGATGTCGATGGCGGCGGGGGAGTACGTCTCCGTCAGTTCTCAGTCCGATACGGAAAGTGCTGACCTGGATCGAGAACGGAAGGAGTTGGCGACGGATGGAGAGGCTGAACATCACGAGCTGGCCGCGATCTACGCCAGTCGCGGAGTCGAGCCGTCCCTGGCCCGGCAGGTTGCAGAGCAACTGATGGCCCACGATGCGCTGGCTGCGCACGCCCGCGATGAACTTGGCGTCTCGGACATGACGACCGCCCGTCCCGTGCAGGCGGCGATGGCCTCCGCAGCCACGTTTGCCATTGGTGCTGCGCTGCCGTTGGTGACCGTCGTCGCCACTCCCCCATCCGCCTTGATTCCGGCTGTGATCGCGACGTCGATCCTGTTCCTTGCACTCCTGGGCGGATTCGGCGCGCACGCGGGCGGCGCGCCCGTAATCAAAGCGGCTCTACGCGTCACCTTCTGGGGCGCACTTGCGATGGGATTGACCGCAGGGGTTGGCGCCTTGTTTGGGGCAGCCATCTGA
- a CDS encoding right-handed parallel beta-helix repeat-containing protein: MMIRSSLAVVFALVCFGRNAPAETLRVPQDHKTIQAAINAATTGDTVLVEAGTFHEKIQLKPGVAVRSAGDDLKGKLGLQRAEATIIDGEGVKAEGPGVAMAEGSTLDGFTVTNVGVYDEAEWTRHHATQGNEQAHEPIGQPGTAGISAIGVTCTIQHNLVHHIGYSGIAIQGAEGKRCSPHVVRNVCYRNMGGGIGSMQGSTAIIEANVCFQNFYAGIGHEGSSPLVINNVCYENIRAGIGISEGASPAVRGNKCYRNRRAGIGIRTGADTRPLVEDNDCFENDMAGIGCEEDCQPMLRKNRCRENALAGIGCQHNARPTIVGNECSRNKAVGIGFDATESGSAEVLDNRVFDNEKVAIGIQSGWKVRLAGNELSRPAGLPPLVMVFQGAEADFSDNTFRGSGVAGIRAEGIIRVTNNTFDCPTLRAVGPPQFAVWGLPGSDIVFAGNKVSGWRHALLADKSSVTASDNRITNYGSVGIRIDQPIGTAVVVGNTFESERDRIGVALTGGEGILDNNRVEKASITLPAEESQTEK, encoded by the coding sequence ATGATGATTCGCAGTAGCCTCGCCGTGGTGTTCGCATTGGTATGCTTTGGGAGAAACGCACCGGCGGAAACCCTCCGCGTCCCTCAGGACCACAAGACGATTCAGGCGGCTATCAACGCCGCAACGACAGGCGACACCGTCCTGGTCGAGGCGGGAACCTTCCACGAAAAAATTCAGCTGAAGCCCGGCGTTGCAGTGCGCAGCGCGGGCGATGACTTGAAAGGCAAACTCGGTTTGCAGCGAGCCGAGGCGACCATCATCGACGGCGAGGGAGTGAAAGCCGAAGGCCCGGGAGTCGCGATGGCCGAAGGCTCGACGCTCGATGGGTTCACCGTGACCAACGTCGGAGTCTACGACGAAGCCGAATGGACCAGGCATCATGCGACGCAGGGTAACGAACAGGCGCATGAACCCATCGGCCAACCCGGGACGGCGGGAATCAGCGCGATCGGCGTCACCTGCACCATCCAGCACAACCTTGTGCATCACATCGGCTATTCCGGCATCGCAATCCAGGGCGCTGAAGGCAAACGCTGCTCGCCGCATGTGGTTCGCAATGTCTGTTACCGGAACATGGGAGGCGGCATCGGCTCGATGCAAGGTTCCACAGCAATCATCGAAGCGAACGTCTGCTTCCAGAACTTTTATGCCGGCATTGGTCACGAAGGATCCAGTCCGCTGGTCATCAACAACGTTTGCTATGAGAACATTCGAGCAGGTATCGGCATTAGCGAAGGGGCCAGTCCGGCCGTGCGCGGCAACAAATGCTATCGCAATCGCCGAGCCGGGATTGGTATCCGCACCGGAGCCGACACACGACCCCTCGTCGAAGACAACGACTGCTTCGAGAACGACATGGCCGGCATTGGTTGCGAGGAAGATTGCCAGCCGATGTTGCGCAAGAATCGGTGCCGCGAGAACGCCCTGGCAGGCATCGGCTGCCAACACAATGCACGACCGACGATTGTCGGCAACGAGTGTTCGCGGAACAAAGCCGTAGGAATCGGCTTCGATGCAACGGAGTCGGGAAGCGCCGAGGTGCTCGATAATCGCGTGTTCGACAACGAGAAAGTGGCCATTGGTATTCAAAGCGGCTGGAAGGTTCGACTTGCCGGAAATGAACTTTCACGGCCAGCAGGCCTGCCGCCGTTGGTGATGGTCTTCCAGGGGGCCGAGGCGGACTTCTCGGACAACACGTTCCGCGGAAGCGGCGTCGCAGGTATTCGCGCCGAGGGAATCATTCGCGTGACAAACAACACCTTCGATTGCCCCACACTTCGCGCCGTCGGGCCGCCGCAGTTTGCCGTGTGGGGTTTGCCCGGTTCCGACATCGTTTTCGCCGGCAACAAGGTGTCCGGCTGGCGGCACGCGCTGCTTGCGGATAAATCAAGCGTCACCGCGAGCGACAACCGCATCACGAACTATGGCAGTGTGGGGATCAGGATCGACCAACCCATCGGTACAGCGGTGGTCGTTGGGAATACGTTCGAGAGCGAACGCGACCGAATCGGAGTCGCCCTCACCGGCGGTGAAGGGATTTTAGACAACAATCGGGTCGAGAAGGCGTCAATAACGCTACCAGCAGAAGAGTCGCAGACGGAAAAGTGA